Genomic segment of Chitinophaga varians:
TGGAAGGCATGGCGCTGGTACTGCTCGTGCTTATCGTTTTTCTTGGCAGCTGGCGTGCAGCTTTGCTGGTGGCGGTGACTATTCCGCTGAGTTTACTGTTTGCCTTTATCCTGATGCATTTCACGCATATACCGGCCAACCTGCTGTCGCTTGGTGCGGTGGACTTTGGCATCATCGTAGATGGCGCCATCGTAATGACGGAGACCATGCTGCGGCAGCGGGAAGATCATCCCATGGAAATGCTGGAGGAGAAAAGTTTTGCCCAAAAGGCGCGGTCAGTGGCGCGGCCGGTGTTTTTTGCCACGCTGATCATCATCACCGCTTATCTTCCTTTGTTTGCTTTTGAACGGGTGGAAAAGAAGCTGTTTACCCCGATGGCTTTCACCGTAGGGTATGCGTTGCTGGGCGCGTTGGCCGTGGCGCTGCTGCTGATACCGGGCATGGCGTATATGCTTTACCGTAAGCCGCAGCAGCTGTACCACAACCGCTGGCTGGAAAAGCTGACCAACCTTTATCAACAACGGATGGAGCGGGTGATGGAACGTCCGCGGCAGATATGGGCACCACTGGCGCTGATACTGGCGGCGGCAGCAGCGCTCAGTGTTACGGTGGGCAAGGACTTCCTGCCGCCGCTGGATGAAGGCTCCATTTGGTTGCAGGTACAGCTGCCACCCGGCGTATCGCTGGCCAAAGCCCGCGAAATGGCTGACACCCTGCGGCAGCGGACATTGCGGCATCCGGAGGTGACTTATATGATGACGCAGACAGGACGCAATGATGATGGCACCGATCCGTTCACGCCGTCGCACTATGAATGCTCCATCGGTTTACTGCCATACGGGGACTGGCCTTCCGGCAAAACCAAACAAGACCTGATCAAAGAGCTGGCAGCGGATTACGCAGGCATGCCGGGATATACGGTGGGTTTCAGTCAGCCGATGATCGACGGGGTGATGGACAAAATAGCCGGCGCACATAGTGAACTAGTGGTAAAAGTATATGGTAAAGATTTCCGCGAAACACGGCGTGCAGCCGAAGCCGTGATGGCCACACTGGCCACCGTGCCGGGCGCTGCTGACCTGGCCATTGACCAGGAGCCGCCGCTGCCGCAGTTGCAGATACAGGTTGACCGCGCCGCCATTGCCCGTTACGGCCTCAACATCAGCGACGTGGCGGAGCTGATAGAAGTGGCTGTCGGCGGTAAGGCCGTAGGGCAGATATTCTCCGGCGACAGGGTATATGATATCAGCTGCCGTTACCTGGAAGATGCCCGTAATACACCGGAAAAAATCGGTAACCTGATGCTCACCAATGGCGACGGAATAAAGATTCCATTGTCCCAGGTGGCTAAAGTGCAGCTGGCCACCGGAGAAAGCACCATCACAAGAGAGATGGGACGGCGGCACCTGACCGTGCGGTTGAACCTCCGGGGCACAGACCTGACCACTTTCCTGCGTACCGCGCAACAGCGGATAGACCAACAAGTGAAATACAACAAGGACAATATCACTATAGCATGGGGAGGACAGTTCGAGAACAGGAACCGCGCTTACAGTCGTCTTGCGATTATTGTGCCGATAGCGCTGGGGCTGATGTTTATCTGGTTATACGCCGCCTTTGGCGTGGCACGGCAGGCGGCGCTGATCCTCACCGTAGTGCCGTTAGCGTTATTCGGCGGTATGCTGGCGCTGAATGTGCGTGGCATGACGCTCAATGTATCGTCCGCAGTGGGTTTCATCGCCTTGTTCGGCGTAGCGGTCCAGAACGGAGTATTGATGGTATCGCAGATGAACCAGTTGCGCGGAGAGCTGCCATCGCTGAAAGAGGCCGTGATACAAGCTGCCAGGGACCGTTTCCGACCCGTGTTAATGACGGCCACGGTGGCCATGCTGGGCCTGCTGCCCGCATCCCTGGCTACCGGCATCGGTTCTGATGTGCAAAGGCCGCTTGCCACCGTGATCGTATATGGACTGCTCTGCTCCACGGTGATCACGCTGTTTGCCCTGCCGGCGCTTTATTACCTGACGGAGAGAAAAGGTGTTCACCAATCAAATTGATTTTTATGAAGAAAAGAGGGCTGTTGTTTTTATGGCTTTTATATAGCGGCATGACCGCCGCACAGGAAAAACAGCTGGACTTTGCCACTTATCTGTCCGGTGTAAGACAGCACAACCTGGGATATGCCGCTGAGAAATTTAATATGGACGTGGCGGCCGCCAATGTGCTGATGGCGAAAGTTTTTCCCGACCCGGAGATCAGTGCCGGCGTGTTTGACAATGGTCAGCGCCGGATGCAGCAGGGGTATGGTTTCAGCAGCAGCATCGGGTATACGCTGGAGCTGGGCGGTAAAAGGCACGCGCGGATAGGTTTGGCTAAAAGTGAGCAGGAGGTGGCCCGCTACCTGCTGGAAGACTACTTCCGTAACCTGCGTGCGGACGCCACGCTGGCGTTTTTGAACGCGATGCAACAGCAACGGTTATACGATATCAAGATGGAAGCGTACCGGTATATGTTACAGCTGGCGCAGGCAGACAGCATCCGTTTCAAAGCCGGCCTGATACCCGAGGCTGACGCGCGGCAGTCGCGCGTGGAAGCAGGGATGCTGCTCAATGAAGCGTTTGGCGTGGCGGCAGAAATGAAAACGTCGCTGGTGCAGTTGAATGAGCTGGCCGGCGCTTATCATGGCGATACGCTGGTAAGCCCTGTTGGCGACATGGACCGCTTTGAACGGCGTTTTTCGCTGCCGGAGCTGGTGGCCCGTGCGCAGGAGGAGAGGGCGGACCTGCTGGCGGCCCTGCGGCAAAAAGATGTGTCGGTGAAGACGCTGCAATTGGCAAAAGCGGCCAGGATGATAGACCTGGGCCTCACCCTTGGTGTCAATAATGCCGCAGTGGTGACTAACGTGGTCGCACCTACGCCGTCGATGAATACTGTGTCAGCAGGCATCAGTCTCCCGCTGAAGTTCTCTAACCGCAACAAGGGCGATCTGCTGGCGGCCAATGCCGGTGTAAGGCAGCAGGAGACAGTATACCGGCAAACATTGTTACAGGTGCAGACGGAAGTGACGACGGCCTGGTTCAGCTACCTCGGCGCCGGCAGGCAGCGGGAACAGTTTGACAGCGGGCTGCTGGAGGAAGCCCGAAAGGTGCTGGAAGGCCGCCGCTACAGTTACCAGCGGGGAGAAACCTCCCTGCTGGAAGTACTCAATGCACAGCGCACCTACAACGATGTGCAGCAACAATATTATGAAACCATTTATCGTCACGCTTCTGCCCTGGTAGAGCTTGAAAGGGCCGCTGCGGTGTGGGATATTCAATTCTGATCGTATGAAAATAACAGCAGGTATATTTTTGTTGCTTTTAGTGATGTCGGGCGCAAGGGCCCAGGAATTGCCGGCTTTCTCCCTGCAGGTGAAAGCCGGTGTACAACTGCCACGGGTATACGGGGCTGCAAAAGACAGCGTGGCAGGTTATGCTGCGTCCGGATGGCTGGCGGGATTGAGCGCATTGTCTCCCATAGGGAAATCGGTCGCTTTAAAACATGATGTTTTCCTGGCGATGCAGAAAAACGAATCGCGGCTGGACTTGTTCCCCGTAAGCATCGCTTACCGGAAATACAACCTGGAGGTGTTTGCCGGGCCGTATATGGGCATCCTGCTGCGCTCGGATAACTATGGCAATGGCACTATGGACAAGGGCTATGCTACTAAAAATGATATAGGGTTTACTATCGGGGCCGGTTATACGTTTCGCAAGCGGTTTAGCGCTGAATTCCGGTATGTACAGGGGTTTGCGCCGCTGGGAGAAAATGCGGGAACGAAGGACCAGCTAAAGGCGCACCGGCGGTATGTTGCATTTACGCTCGGCTATAAATTATTTTGATATTTTATTATTGGGCACCTTAATACAATGATGCTGATTTAAAATATCAAAATGACCAAATAGTTAAATGAATACTTTCTGGTATTCGCTTTCAATGTCCGTGATGTCGATATTGGTGACTTTTTTACCATCGAAGAGAAACACTTCCCATGTATATTTTGGATCGTCGAGATCGATGATGGTGGTGCCGCCGTCCTGATGGCGGAAGGTGATTTTGCCGCCTTCGGCCGTAACGGATTTGAACGCTTTGTTCTGAAGAAAATCCTGGCAGTCGCTGATACAGGTTTCGCTGTCATTGGCGAGTGCATAAAAGCTCTCGTCGCCGTTTTCCTGTTTCAGTTTTTCCTGTTTATGATGGTTGGGCGTATAGATAACGGCGCACGGTTCTGAGATCACGCGCATGGTGGCGTGTGCAGGTGGTGCGGCATCGGTGCTTTCGTGTGTGGCCGGCGTTTGGTGGCAGGCCATCAGCGTGAGCAAAGCAACGGTCAACAGGCTACGGTTTTTCAAACGATACATGGGCGGTTATTTGTTTGGCATATAGGCTTGCGTGGCCCCGGTCATGGGCAACGCAAGCCTTAAAGATAAACAAAAAATGCCAGCTTAGCTAGTAGCGCAGGCAGCCATACAGGGGTAGTCGATGAGCCCTTTGGCGCCGCCTTCATAGAAAGTGGATTTATCTGCCGGCGCAAAGGGTTGCTGCTGCGCGATGCGGGCCACTAAATCCGGATTGGAGATGAACGGCCTGCCAAAGGCGATGAGATCAACGCTGAATTGTTGCAGCGCATTTTGTGCAGTGTCCGCATTGTAGCCGCCGGCGAGGATGAGCCACTGATGAAACTGTTCACGCAGTAAGGCTGTGAATGCTGGCGGTATAGGCGGGTAGCCGTTGGAAGACTGGTCTGACAGATGAATGAAGCGTATTTTCATCTTATCGAGTTTAGTGGCCAGGTAGCAGTAGGTGGCTGTTTCTTCTTCGTAAGGAGACAGGCCGTTCAATGACGCGAATGGCGAAAAACGCACTCCCACGCGGTCTGCGCCGGCGATGGCCACCATGCCTTCCAGTATGCGGAGGGGCAGCCGGCAGCGGTTTTCAATGCTACCGCCGTATTGGTCGGTACGTTGATTGGCGGCAGGATGAATAAACTGTTCCATCAGGTAACCGTGGGCGGCGTGCAGCTCTACGCCGTCGAAGCCCGCTGCCAGGGCGTTGCGGGTGGCCTGCATATGAAGGTGGTACATTTCTTCCACCGCTTCGGCGGACAATGCTTCCGGCACCGGCAATGTTTGTGTGCCTGCCGGTGTGGAAATAGTGCCTGCTGCAGCAATAGCAGAAGGGGCCACCGGTGATAGTCCCCCGGGGATGTTCAGCGGATGGCCGATGCGGCCGGAGTGTACCAGTTGCACGAATATTTTACCGCCCTGCTGATGTACTGCATCGGTGACTTTTTTCCAGCCGGCTATCTGTTCTTTGCTGTAGATGCCGGGAAGCAGGGAGATGCCCATACCACTGCGACTGACAACGGTGCTTTCGGCGATGATAAGGCCGGCACTGGCGCGCTGTGCGTAATAACGGGCTAACAGTCCGCTGGGCACGCCTTCGTTTTCCACCCTTCTTCTGCTCATGGGGGCCATCACGATCCGGTTGGCCAGTGACAGCTCCGGTGTGGCTATTGGTTCCAGTAGTTTCATGATTTTTTACTTTGCTGTTGCAAAAGTAGCAGCGCGACTGGCGGCGCCGTCGGTACAATCCGGGGATTCTGTTGTAATTTTGGAGGCTATGGGAGAGAGAAACCTGCATATGCCTTTTGAATTGTTTGAGGCAGATATGAGCGAGTGGGAATCGCGCCCGCTGATTTATTATTTTTTTGAGATCATCCATATATGGGAGGGAGAAGGTACCCGTGTGGTGAACCAGAACCGTTTCCCGTACAAGCCGGGCAGCGTGATCCTGTTCACGCCCCGCGATTGCCGTGGTTTTGAAGTAACGAAGCCTACGCGTTTTACGTCGGTGCGGTTTTCCGGGAATTTCCTGGAGAAGCGGCATTCCACGGAAGAACGCCGGCGTATCTGTGAGTGGCTCAGGCAGCTGGAGTACGTTTTCTTTCAGCATAACCGGCATGAACCGGTGCTGATCAAACATACGGATGATTGTAAGATGATCACGGCGCTGATCCGGAATATGGTACAGGAATACCAGCACCGGCCGCCGTACTACGAAGCCAACCTGCAGTTGTATGTAGCGCTGTTGCTGAATATTATCGCGCGTAATGTAGCAGAAGAGGTGGAGATGGCCGGTACGGAAGGAACAGGGCCGCTGATAGGCCGGATGATCGCCCATATCCGTCAGCATATCTATTATCCTGATCAGTTGAAGCTGGAGGCGCTGGCGGCGAAGTTCAACCTGTCGGTAAATTATATAGGAGAGTTTTTCAAAAAACAAACAGGGGAGAGCATCCAGCAGTTTATTATCAGCTATAAGCTGAAGCTGGTGCAGTTACGGATGGAAAACAGCGGTCTCACGATCGGGGAGATAGCCGATGAACTGGG
This window contains:
- a CDS encoding efflux RND transporter permease subunit, which produces MKQLIDTAIQKRWLMATLFALLAAGGWYSWQQLSVEAYPDIADVTSQVVTQVPGLAAEEVEQQITIPLERALNGMPGTHVMRSRSTFGLSMITIVFEDGVDDYWARQRIKERLGDVTLPYGAQPGLDPLTSPIGEIYRYIIESDQVDLRTLTDLQNWVIIPRIKQVTGVADVTNFGGITTQYQVELDPQKLEQYHLPLHTVTEAINNNNSNSGGSVLERGDLGYVVRGIGLMKSLDDIGKTVIQSQQGVPLFLQDIGELRYGNLERKGVLGFTDHQRHYSESIEGIVLLLKGQNPSKVLDGVHKAVEELNNGGLPPGVKIHPFLDRTALVDTTLNTVTHTLLEGMALVLLVLIVFLGSWRAALLVAVTIPLSLLFAFILMHFTHIPANLLSLGAVDFGIIVDGAIVMTETMLRQREDHPMEMLEEKSFAQKARSVARPVFFATLIIITAYLPLFAFERVEKKLFTPMAFTVGYALLGALAVALLLIPGMAYMLYRKPQQLYHNRWLEKLTNLYQQRMERVMERPRQIWAPLALILAAAAALSVTVGKDFLPPLDEGSIWLQVQLPPGVSLAKAREMADTLRQRTLRHPEVTYMMTQTGRNDDGTDPFTPSHYECSIGLLPYGDWPSGKTKQDLIKELAADYAGMPGYTVGFSQPMIDGVMDKIAGAHSELVVKVYGKDFRETRRAAEAVMATLATVPGAADLAIDQEPPLPQLQIQVDRAAIARYGLNISDVAELIEVAVGGKAVGQIFSGDRVYDISCRYLEDARNTPEKIGNLMLTNGDGIKIPLSQVAKVQLATGESTITREMGRRHLTVRLNLRGTDLTTFLRTAQQRIDQQVKYNKDNITIAWGGQFENRNRAYSRLAIIVPIALGLMFIWLYAAFGVARQAALILTVVPLALFGGMLALNVRGMTLNVSSAVGFIALFGVAVQNGVLMVSQMNQLRGELPSLKEAVIQAARDRFRPVLMTATVAMLGLLPASLATGIGSDVQRPLATVIVYGLLCSTVITLFALPALYYLTERKGVHQSN
- a CDS encoding TolC family protein; this encodes MKKRGLLFLWLLYSGMTAAQEKQLDFATYLSGVRQHNLGYAAEKFNMDVAAANVLMAKVFPDPEISAGVFDNGQRRMQQGYGFSSSIGYTLELGGKRHARIGLAKSEQEVARYLLEDYFRNLRADATLAFLNAMQQQRLYDIKMEAYRYMLQLAQADSIRFKAGLIPEADARQSRVEAGMLLNEAFGVAAEMKTSLVQLNELAGAYHGDTLVSPVGDMDRFERRFSLPELVARAQEERADLLAALRQKDVSVKTLQLAKAARMIDLGLTLGVNNAAVVTNVVAPTPSMNTVSAGISLPLKFSNRNKGDLLAANAGVRQQETVYRQTLLQVQTEVTTAWFSYLGAGRQREQFDSGLLEEARKVLEGRRYSYQRGETSLLEVLNAQRTYNDVQQQYYETIYRHASALVELERAAAVWDIQF
- a CDS encoding outer membrane beta-barrel protein, with translation MKITAGIFLLLLVMSGARAQELPAFSLQVKAGVQLPRVYGAAKDSVAGYAASGWLAGLSALSPIGKSVALKHDVFLAMQKNESRLDLFPVSIAYRKYNLEVFAGPYMGILLRSDNYGNGTMDKGYATKNDIGFTIGAGYTFRKRFSAEFRYVQGFAPLGENAGTKDQLKAHRRYVAFTLGYKLF
- a CDS encoding alkene reductase, with protein sequence MKLLEPIATPELSLANRIVMAPMSRRRVENEGVPSGLLARYYAQRASAGLIIAESTVVSRSGMGISLLPGIYSKEQIAGWKKVTDAVHQQGGKIFVQLVHSGRIGHPLNIPGGLSPVAPSAIAAAGTISTPAGTQTLPVPEALSAEAVEEMYHLHMQATRNALAAGFDGVELHAAHGYLMEQFIHPAANQRTDQYGGSIENRCRLPLRILEGMVAIAGADRVGVRFSPFASLNGLSPYEEETATYCYLATKLDKMKIRFIHLSDQSSNGYPPIPPAFTALLREQFHQWLILAGGYNADTAQNALQQFSVDLIAFGRPFISNPDLVARIAQQQPFAPADKSTFYEGGAKGLIDYPCMAACATS
- a CDS encoding AraC family transcriptional regulator, coding for MGERNLHMPFELFEADMSEWESRPLIYYFFEIIHIWEGEGTRVVNQNRFPYKPGSVILFTPRDCRGFEVTKPTRFTSVRFSGNFLEKRHSTEERRRICEWLRQLEYVFFQHNRHEPVLIKHTDDCKMITALIRNMVQEYQHRPPYYEANLQLYVALLLNIIARNVAEEVEMAGTEGTGPLIGRMIAHIRQHIYYPDQLKLEALAAKFNLSVNYIGEFFKKQTGESIQQFIISYKLKLVQLRMENSGLTIGEIADELGFTDESHLSRLFRKYYGVSPAAYRRNKLAEKAGTTM